A genomic stretch from Telopea speciosissima isolate NSW1024214 ecotype Mountain lineage chromosome 7, Tspe_v1, whole genome shotgun sequence includes:
- the LOC122669005 gene encoding cysteine proteinase inhibitor B-like: MALRVIHGSFSSTVLRFSLLLAFFFFCCSSWRMVDGYGMPGGRKEVKDVKNNKEVQDLGSFSVNRYNKNQHHYQQGQGWSTGKGKGADGPLEFKEVVKAQTQVVSGLKYYLTISASQGGVPKTFDAVVVVKPWIQSKQLLAFAPSTN; encoded by the coding sequence ATGGCGTTAAGGGTGATACACGGATCTTTCTCCTCTACCGTTCTGCGATTCTCTCTCCTGTTggcgttcttcttcttctgttgctCTTCATGGAGGATGGTTGATGGGTATGGAATGCCTGGAGGAAGGAAAGAGGTTAAGGATGTGAAGAACAATAAGGAGGTTCAAGATCTTGGGAGCTTCTCAGTGAATAGATACAACAAGAATCAACATCATTACCAGCAAGGGCAAGGTTGGTCCAccggaaaaggaaaaggagcaGACGGTCCTTTGGAGTTCAAGGAAGTGGTGAAGGCGCAGACTCAGGTGGTGTCAGGGTTAAAGTATTACCTCACCATCTCTGCTTCTCAGGGCGGAGTTCCCAAAACATTCGATGCTGTTGTGGTTGTGAAGCCGTGGATTCAGTCCAAGCAACTCCTCGCCTTTGCCCCTTCTACTAATTGA